The proteins below are encoded in one region of Candidatus Palauibacter soopunensis:
- a CDS encoding CocE/NonD family hydrolase yields MRRGRPACLPAGLAALAGLACGDGASTSGDRAGDAPVSALTRNQALHVPMRDGVRIAVDVWLPENIRSGDRLPAMMRATRYWRARGEVGVPLEETSNFAEAERWNRAGYALVLVDGRGSGASFGIRRFELAEDEVTDYGEVADWIADQPWSNGRVGAYGVSYAGNTAEMLAVNRNPAVKAVAPLFNDFDNFGHLIFPGGVLTVGFLEDWSNRTRMQDLNDICGLSDAMGAACDEVQSRVTGVKPVDADVDGSLLAAAVAEHQANTVPFEAALEYEFRDDPFGPYGETNVGHRRSPSGHLPQIEESGAAMFVRVGWQDAGTVNGTLGRYNTISNAQQVFIGPWDHGARNDTDPFKADDTPVAPDADARFEELVAFFDAHLKEDGSGETPTEIHYYTLGADRWTRTETWPPEGFDDVTWYLGDGGRLSTDPPVPGAGEDAYTVDFTATTGTRNRWYTNGGGGDVVYGDRRAEDGKLLTYTSAPLAVDTEVTGHPVVTLHLASTETDGAFVVYLEDVAPDGTVRYITEGQLRGVMRAVTDDPPLYRKYGPHRSESRADALPLVPGEVAELSFDLWATSVLFRAGHRIRVALAGADADTFLRYPRDGNVPEWTVKRNPTYPSGIVLPSRNR; encoded by the coding sequence GTGAGGCGGGGGCGGCCCGCCTGCTTGCCGGCGGGTCTGGCGGCACTGGCCGGGCTGGCCTGCGGGGACGGCGCTTCCACTTCCGGCGACCGCGCGGGTGACGCCCCCGTGAGCGCGCTCACGCGCAACCAGGCGCTTCACGTCCCCATGCGCGATGGCGTCCGCATCGCCGTCGACGTATGGCTGCCCGAGAACATCCGGTCCGGGGACCGGCTCCCGGCCATGATGCGGGCGACGCGTTACTGGCGCGCCCGGGGCGAGGTCGGCGTCCCCCTCGAGGAGACCTCGAACTTCGCCGAGGCGGAGCGCTGGAACCGGGCCGGGTACGCGCTTGTCCTCGTCGATGGGCGGGGAAGCGGGGCCTCGTTCGGGATCCGCCGCTTCGAACTCGCCGAAGACGAGGTCACGGACTACGGGGAGGTCGCGGACTGGATCGCGGACCAGCCGTGGTCGAACGGGCGGGTGGGGGCCTACGGGGTCTCCTACGCCGGGAACACGGCCGAGATGCTCGCGGTCAACCGGAACCCCGCCGTGAAGGCGGTCGCGCCCCTCTTCAACGACTTCGACAACTTCGGCCACCTCATCTTCCCCGGCGGGGTCCTCACGGTCGGCTTCCTCGAGGACTGGTCGAACCGCACCCGAATGCAGGACCTGAACGATATCTGCGGCCTCTCCGACGCGATGGGGGCCGCCTGCGACGAGGTGCAGAGCCGGGTCACCGGCGTGAAACCGGTGGACGCGGACGTTGACGGATCGCTGCTCGCCGCCGCGGTGGCGGAGCACCAGGCCAATACCGTGCCGTTCGAGGCGGCGCTGGAGTACGAGTTCCGGGACGACCCGTTCGGCCCCTACGGAGAGACGAACGTCGGGCACCGCCGCAGCCCCTCCGGCCACCTCCCGCAGATCGAGGAGTCCGGCGCGGCCATGTTCGTCCGGGTCGGCTGGCAGGACGCCGGCACGGTGAACGGCACGCTCGGCCGCTACAACACGATCTCGAACGCGCAGCAGGTGTTCATCGGTCCGTGGGACCACGGGGCGCGCAACGACACGGACCCCTTCAAGGCGGACGACACGCCTGTCGCCCCTGACGCCGATGCCCGGTTCGAGGAACTCGTCGCGTTCTTCGATGCCCACCTCAAGGAGGATGGATCCGGGGAGACGCCGACGGAGATCCACTACTACACGCTCGGAGCCGACCGCTGGACGCGGACGGAGACGTGGCCGCCGGAGGGCTTCGACGACGTGACGTGGTACTTGGGCGATGGCGGCAGGCTGTCGACGGATCCTCCCGTCCCGGGAGCGGGCGAGGACGCCTACACCGTCGATTTCACCGCCACGACCGGGACCCGCAACCGCTGGTACACGAACGGCGGGGGCGGCGATGTCGTGTACGGCGACCGCCGCGCGGAGGACGGGAAGCTGCTGACCTACACCAGCGCCCCGCTGGCGGTCGATACCGAAGTCACCGGCCACCCCGTCGTCACGCTGCACCTGGCGTCCACCGAGACGGACGGCGCCTTCGTCGTCTACCTGGAAGACGTCGCTCCCGACGGCACCGTGCGGTACATCACCGAGGGACAGCTCCGCGGCGTCATGCGCGCGGTCACGGACGACCCGCCGCTGTACCGGAAGTACGGGCCGCACCGCAGCGAGTCGCGCGCGGACGCCCTCCCGCTCGTGCCGGGGGAGGTCGCGGAACTGAGCTTCGACCTGTGGGCGACGTCGGTGCTGTTCCGGGCGGGCCACCGGATCCGGGTCGCCCTCGCGGGCGCGGACGCGGACACCTTCCTCCGCTATCCGCGCGACGGCAACGTCCCGGAGTGGACGGTCAAGCGAAACCCGACGTACCCCTCCGGGATCGTATTGCCCTCACGAAATCGATAG
- a CDS encoding DUF6263 family protein produces the protein MNATRMRALIRSAAAAALAVGCAAPLYGQTLLRMTPAAGQVSRYVIEAETSMSGTVMSTQSLYRTETIAGVTGDVIEIQAVIDSSAVTEAMPGASGPDLSGMSYTFGMDPRARVTGLTDAGTLTADAEVAISALLRSSFFELPEGEVSPGDSWSGQVTAEIPAGMGGTMTMETDVTYTLANLDGDLAEISLDGTVTMSGSAGGMTMDGTGSVSGTAIFDTGRSRLDSHDSVLNVDINAGGMAISMQTTTTRRIIS, from the coding sequence ATGAACGCAACGAGAATGCGAGCCTTGATTCGAAGCGCGGCGGCGGCCGCTCTAGCAGTGGGCTGTGCGGCCCCCCTTTACGGGCAGACCCTGCTTCGCATGACGCCGGCCGCAGGACAGGTCTCGCGATACGTCATCGAGGCGGAGACGTCCATGTCAGGTACGGTCATGTCGACGCAGTCCCTCTACCGGACGGAGACGATCGCCGGCGTGACCGGTGACGTCATTGAGATCCAGGCCGTGATTGACTCGTCCGCCGTGACGGAAGCCATGCCCGGAGCGAGCGGGCCCGACCTGTCGGGCATGAGTTACACGTTCGGCATGGACCCGCGGGCGCGAGTTACGGGGTTGACGGACGCCGGAACGCTCACGGCGGACGCGGAGGTGGCGATCAGTGCGCTGCTGCGTAGCAGTTTCTTCGAGTTGCCGGAGGGCGAAGTGAGCCCGGGTGACTCCTGGTCGGGACAGGTGACGGCCGAGATACCGGCCGGCATGGGCGGCACGATGACGATGGAAACGGACGTAACCTACACGCTCGCGAACCTCGACGGGGATCTGGCGGAAATATCGCTCGATGGAACCGTGACGATGTCCGGAAGTGCCGGCGGCATGACGATGGACGGAACCGGATCGGTCAGCGGGACCGCGATCTTCGACACGGGACGAAGCCGCCTGGATAGCCACGACAGTGTGCTCAATGTGGACATCAACGCGGGCGGCATGGCGATTTCGATGCAGACGACCACCACGCGCAGGATCATCTCCTGA
- a CDS encoding DUF6263 family protein, giving the protein MTSRWRTSAVATALSFAAVLTSCGPSPAVRTIPLEAPLLLRMAPPEGQVSRYAYSMETSVESPMMPSTGGPLMTMAWQQIQTVLSVDGEVIRVRGAVDSASTTFGRPMPGMDDMLPDFSGLSFTVDMDPRGSVLQVVESEGVPEDAGVSVESMLQGAGHSVLPEEEVSPGDAWMVEAPLEMPMGTGGTMSLDMEFTYTFVSLADGLATLSFEGPMDMDMDVQGMAMNGSGTLSGTMVVDLVEGRYVSQTSRQNMEMSVAGTSMTVNTTTALELLPDS; this is encoded by the coding sequence ATGACTTCACGATGGCGCACGTCCGCGGTCGCCACGGCGCTCAGCTTCGCCGCCGTCCTCACCTCGTGCGGCCCGTCCCCCGCAGTCCGAACGATCCCGCTCGAAGCGCCGCTCCTGCTGCGGATGGCACCGCCCGAGGGGCAGGTATCGCGCTACGCCTACTCCATGGAAACGAGCGTGGAGAGTCCCATGATGCCTTCGACCGGTGGCCCGCTCATGACCATGGCCTGGCAGCAGATTCAGACGGTCCTGAGCGTGGACGGCGAGGTCATTCGAGTCCGCGGGGCGGTCGATTCGGCCAGCACCACGTTCGGGAGGCCGATGCCGGGGATGGACGACATGCTGCCCGACTTCTCCGGGCTGTCCTTCACCGTGGACATGGACCCGCGCGGCAGCGTCCTGCAAGTCGTGGAGAGCGAGGGAGTCCCGGAAGATGCCGGGGTGAGCGTCGAGAGCATGCTGCAGGGAGCCGGCCATTCCGTGCTGCCTGAAGAGGAGGTAAGTCCCGGGGATGCCTGGATGGTCGAGGCGCCGCTCGAGATGCCGATGGGGACCGGCGGAACGATGTCGCTGGACATGGAATTCACCTACACGTTCGTGAGTCTCGCTGACGGCCTCGCCACCCTTTCGTTCGAGGGGCCGATGGACATGGACATGGACGTCCAGGGCATGGCGATGAACGGCTCTGGGACCCTGTCGGGAACGATGGTCGTCGACCTCGTCGAGGGCCGGTACGTGAGCCAGACGAGCCGGCAGAACATGGAAATGAGCGTGGCCGGGACGTCGATGACGGTGAATACGACGACCGCGCTCGAACTGCTGCCGGATTCCTGA
- the radC gene encoding DNA repair protein RadC — protein MAPKILELPASERPRERLRRFSPDALSTTELLAVVLGAGATGRSAVDVAGRLLADFDGSLREMGRAEPAELERTGGVGPARSAAVAAALALGRRQAAEPARASARIRSPADVFGRLGPLLRDRRQEEFWVIYLDTQSQVLLERRLTVGLLNSSLVHPREVFAPAIATASASVILAHNHPSGEPEPSPEDIAVTCQLVESGRLLGIPVRDHIILGDRAYVSLRERGIC, from the coding sequence ATGGCTCCGAAGATCCTCGAACTCCCGGCGAGCGAACGTCCGCGGGAGCGGCTGCGCCGCTTCAGCCCCGACGCGCTCTCGACGACGGAACTGCTCGCGGTCGTGCTCGGTGCGGGTGCGACGGGGCGCTCGGCCGTGGATGTGGCCGGGCGGCTACTCGCGGACTTCGACGGTTCGCTGCGGGAGATGGGGCGGGCGGAGCCGGCCGAACTCGAGCGGACCGGGGGAGTCGGCCCCGCCCGTTCGGCCGCCGTGGCGGCGGCGCTCGCGCTTGGACGGCGGCAGGCGGCCGAGCCCGCCCGCGCCAGCGCGCGCATCCGCAGTCCGGCCGACGTGTTCGGACGCCTCGGCCCCCTGCTGAGGGATCGTCGACAGGAAGAGTTCTGGGTCATCTACCTGGATACGCAGAGCCAGGTTCTGCTCGAGCGACGACTCACGGTGGGGCTTCTGAACAGCTCGCTCGTCCACCCGCGGGAAGTATTCGCGCCGGCGATCGCCACGGCCTCGGCCTCCGTCATCCTGGCCCACAATCATCCGAGCGGCGAGCCCGAACCGTCCCCCGAAGACATCGCCGTGACCTGCCAACTCGTCGAGAGCGGCCGGCTTCTCGGCATTCCCGTCCGCGACCACATCATCCTCGGCGACCGGGCCTACGTGAGCCTTCGCGAACGCGGCATCTGCTAG
- a CDS encoding bifunctional (p)ppGpp synthetase/guanosine-3',5'-bis(diphosphate) 3'-pyrophosphohydrolase, translated as MESSLKREVGRAAPGAGPRSLLPKDFMKAIEGYEARLDLDLLALAFQYSLEKHEGQKRRSGEDYIRHCVEVAKILIEIRLDTVSIAASLLHDVVEDTDTTVDEIRTEFGEEIAIIVDGLTKISLFAFGSMAERQVETYRKLLLSMARDARVIMVKLADRLHNMRTLEHMPAGARQRIALETREIYAPLAHRLGVARLKWELEDLAFKFLEPEGYRKLVKEVNATRGEREELIRRMVEPLRTELDAAGIGCEVTGRPKHLWSIYGKMVKRDKPYEEVYDTLAMRLIVDSVRDCYHALGIVHNKWTPLTERFHDFIATPKSNMYQSLHTTIFGPGGALYEIQIRTHEMHRTAEYGIAAHWRYKEGRSGDDVDDELAWFRQVLEWQQETREPEEFMEFLRIDLFQDEIFVFTPAGDVKQLPKGATPIDFAFAVHTEVGLRCKGAKVNERIAPLSRPLRNGDTVHILTSDSQTPSRDWLGFVRSSKARHEIRQWIRDEEQESAVQLGKDIVQREWRRRRRGKVDEAALTAACTTLGYDGADSLYAATGRGDVGLTRVMRAILPEVIPEVPQKSPSPLHKLVDKVWGGGGQGIRIQGMENLMVRYSQCCQPVPGDRVIGYITRGRGVSIHRQDCPNVLNLSNAPERRVEIEWQTHGERRFLIRIVMEGTDRHGLFADIARAVSDTGTNIQSADIKGVEGGMRGQFVVEVENLTHLEKVMRKVQGVKGVISVERKESFGESGLTIE; from the coding sequence GTGGAGAGCAGCCTCAAGCGGGAAGTGGGCCGGGCCGCGCCGGGAGCGGGCCCGCGCTCGCTGCTGCCGAAGGACTTCATGAAGGCGATCGAGGGGTACGAGGCCCGCCTCGACCTCGACCTGCTCGCCCTTGCGTTCCAGTACAGCCTGGAAAAACACGAGGGCCAGAAGCGTCGCTCCGGCGAGGATTACATCCGCCACTGCGTGGAGGTCGCCAAGATCCTCATCGAGATCCGGCTGGACACGGTGAGCATCGCCGCGTCGCTCCTCCACGATGTGGTGGAGGACACGGACACGACCGTGGACGAGATCCGGACGGAGTTCGGCGAGGAGATCGCGATCATCGTGGACGGCCTCACGAAGATCTCGTTGTTCGCGTTCGGCTCCATGGCGGAACGTCAGGTCGAGACCTACCGCAAGCTCCTCCTCTCCATGGCCCGCGACGCGCGCGTGATCATGGTCAAGCTGGCGGACCGTCTCCACAACATGCGGACGCTGGAGCACATGCCGGCGGGCGCGCGGCAGCGGATCGCGCTCGAAACCCGGGAGATCTACGCGCCGCTCGCCCACCGTCTCGGAGTCGCACGCCTGAAATGGGAACTCGAAGACCTCGCCTTCAAGTTCCTCGAACCCGAGGGGTACAGGAAGCTCGTGAAGGAGGTCAACGCCACGCGGGGCGAACGCGAGGAACTGATCCGACGCATGGTGGAACCGCTCCGAACCGAACTCGACGCCGCCGGGATCGGTTGCGAGGTCACCGGGCGCCCCAAGCACCTCTGGTCCATCTACGGCAAGATGGTGAAGCGTGACAAGCCGTACGAAGAGGTCTACGACACGCTGGCGATGCGGCTCATCGTGGATTCGGTGCGCGACTGCTACCACGCTCTCGGCATCGTGCACAACAAGTGGACGCCGCTCACGGAGCGCTTCCACGACTTCATCGCCACGCCGAAGTCGAACATGTACCAGAGCCTGCACACGACGATCTTCGGCCCCGGCGGCGCGCTGTACGAGATCCAGATCCGCACGCACGAAATGCACCGCACCGCGGAGTACGGAATCGCGGCGCACTGGCGCTACAAGGAGGGCCGGTCGGGCGATGACGTCGACGACGAACTCGCGTGGTTCCGGCAGGTACTCGAGTGGCAGCAGGAAACGCGCGAGCCGGAAGAATTCATGGAGTTCCTCCGCATCGACCTCTTCCAGGACGAGATCTTCGTCTTCACTCCGGCGGGAGACGTCAAGCAGCTGCCGAAAGGGGCCACGCCCATCGACTTCGCCTTCGCCGTGCACACCGAGGTCGGGCTGCGCTGCAAGGGCGCGAAGGTGAACGAGCGGATCGCCCCGCTCAGCCGTCCGCTCCGGAACGGGGACACCGTACACATTCTCACCTCCGATTCCCAGACGCCGAGCCGGGACTGGCTGGGCTTCGTGCGGAGCAGCAAGGCCCGCCACGAGATCCGGCAGTGGATCCGCGACGAAGAGCAGGAATCCGCGGTCCAGTTGGGGAAGGACATCGTTCAGCGGGAGTGGAGGCGCCGCCGTCGGGGGAAGGTGGACGAAGCGGCCCTCACGGCCGCATGCACGACGCTGGGATACGACGGAGCGGATTCCCTCTACGCCGCCACCGGCCGCGGCGATGTGGGGCTCACGCGCGTGATGCGGGCCATCCTGCCGGAGGTCATCCCGGAAGTGCCGCAGAAGAGTCCCAGTCCGCTCCACAAGCTCGTGGACAAGGTCTGGGGCGGCGGTGGCCAGGGGATCCGGATCCAGGGGATGGAGAACCTCATGGTCCGGTACTCCCAGTGTTGCCAGCCGGTCCCCGGAGACCGCGTGATCGGCTATATCACCCGGGGCCGCGGCGTTTCGATCCACAGGCAGGACTGTCCGAACGTCCTGAACCTTTCGAACGCTCCCGAACGCCGGGTGGAAATCGAGTGGCAGACGCACGGGGAGCGCCGGTTCCTGATCCGCATCGTCATGGAGGGGACGGATCGCCACGGGCTGTTCGCGGACATCGCGCGCGCCGTCAGCGACACGGGCACGAACATTCAGTCGGCCGACATCAAGGGCGTCGAGGGGGGGATGCGCGGGCAGTTCGTCGTCGAAGTCGAGAACCTGACGCATCTGGAGAAAGTCATGCGCAAGGTTCAGGGCGTGAAGGGCGTGATCTCCGTCGAACGGAAGGAGTCCTTCGGGGAGAGCGGCCTCACCATCGAGTGA
- the uvrB gene encoding excinuclease ABC subunit UvrB gives MPRFDLQLPFEPMGDQPTAIRELAEGVRRGDKWQTLLGVTGSGKTVTLAAMIAEVNRPTLVMSHNKTLAAQLYGELRQFFPRNAVEYFISYYDYYQPEAYVPATDTFIEKDASINEDIDRLRLRATSALMERRDVIVVASVSAIYGLGDPVGYRELMLTLREGQEISRREILAGLVQIQYSRNDLDFVRGTFRVRGDVIEILPAYEEQGVRVEMWGDAIERISKIDPMTGVTITRLPETSIFPATHYATLGHRLEEARHGIYVELEERLLNLRQDGRLLEAQRLEQRTRFDLEMLTEVGFCPGIENYSRHLDGRAPGSRPYCLLDYFPDDYVVVVDESHVSIPQIGGMYEGDRSRKTTLVEFGFRLPSALDNRPLSFREWENLVPRAIFVSATPGEYELRKSGGVVVEQLIRPTGLLDPEVEVRPVRGQVDDLLGEIRRRTERRERVLVTTLTKRMAEDLSEFLAVRGVRVRYMHSDIAAIDRVKILRDLRLGTFDVLVGINLLREGLDLPEVSLVAILDADKEGFLRSDRSLVQTIGRAARNLAGKAILYADKVTDSMRRAMDETSRRREVQAEYNREHGIEPRSIVKSVREIRFSTAVADAREAQPAVHEREGSYEELSPEALAEVIEKDMRAAAAALDFETAARLRDELFEIRARIGDGKGTRPPGLPISAGDPA, from the coding sequence ATGCCCCGCTTCGACCTTCAGCTTCCGTTCGAGCCGATGGGCGACCAGCCCACCGCGATCCGCGAATTGGCCGAGGGCGTGCGCCGCGGCGACAAGTGGCAGACGCTGCTCGGCGTGACCGGCAGCGGCAAGACCGTGACGCTGGCGGCGATGATCGCCGAAGTCAATCGCCCGACGCTCGTCATGAGCCACAACAAGACGCTAGCCGCCCAGTTGTATGGAGAACTGCGGCAGTTCTTTCCCCGCAACGCCGTCGAGTATTTCATCTCCTACTACGACTATTATCAGCCCGAGGCCTATGTCCCCGCGACAGATACTTTCATAGAGAAAGATGCATCTATCAATGAGGATATAGATCGGCTGCGGCTTCGCGCCACGTCCGCCCTCATGGAACGGCGAGATGTGATTGTCGTCGCTTCCGTGTCCGCGATCTACGGACTCGGAGATCCGGTCGGCTACCGCGAACTCATGCTCACGCTGCGCGAAGGGCAGGAGATCTCCCGCCGGGAGATCCTCGCCGGACTCGTGCAGATCCAGTATTCGCGGAACGATCTCGACTTCGTGCGCGGCACCTTCCGGGTGCGGGGCGATGTGATCGAGATCCTGCCCGCGTACGAGGAGCAGGGGGTCAGGGTCGAGATGTGGGGCGACGCGATCGAACGCATCTCGAAGATCGATCCGATGACCGGCGTCACGATCACGCGCCTGCCGGAGACCTCGATCTTTCCGGCCACGCACTACGCGACGCTCGGCCATCGGTTGGAGGAGGCGCGGCACGGCATCTACGTGGAACTGGAGGAGCGGCTGCTGAACCTCCGGCAGGATGGCCGGCTGCTCGAGGCGCAACGCCTCGAGCAGCGCACGCGGTTCGATCTCGAGATGCTGACGGAGGTGGGGTTCTGCCCCGGGATCGAGAACTACAGCCGACACCTGGACGGCCGGGCGCCCGGCAGCCGCCCGTACTGTCTCCTCGACTATTTCCCGGATGACTACGTGGTCGTCGTAGACGAGTCCCACGTGTCGATCCCGCAGATCGGCGGCATGTACGAGGGTGACCGCAGTCGAAAGACGACGCTGGTCGAGTTCGGTTTTCGGCTCCCGTCCGCGCTGGACAACCGGCCGCTGTCGTTCCGGGAATGGGAAAATCTCGTGCCGCGCGCGATCTTCGTCAGCGCGACGCCGGGCGAGTACGAGCTGCGGAAGAGCGGGGGCGTCGTCGTTGAACAGTTGATTCGGCCGACGGGGTTGCTGGATCCGGAAGTGGAGGTGCGGCCGGTCCGCGGACAGGTGGACGACCTGCTCGGCGAGATTCGCCGGCGGACGGAACGGCGCGAGCGCGTGCTCGTGACGACGCTGACGAAGCGGATGGCGGAAGACCTTTCGGAGTTCCTCGCGGTGCGGGGCGTGCGGGTACGCTACATGCACTCGGACATTGCGGCGATCGACCGTGTGAAGATCCTCCGCGATCTGCGGCTGGGGACGTTCGATGTCCTGGTCGGAATCAATCTGCTGCGCGAGGGCCTCGATCTGCCGGAGGTCTCCCTTGTCGCGATCCTGGACGCGGACAAGGAGGGCTTCCTCCGTTCGGATCGGTCTCTCGTGCAGACGATCGGGCGCGCGGCCCGAAACCTCGCCGGGAAGGCGATTCTGTACGCGGACAAAGTGACGGATTCGATGCGGCGGGCGATGGATGAGACGTCGAGGCGCCGCGAAGTGCAGGCGGAATACAACCGGGAGCACGGGATCGAGCCGCGCTCGATCGTGAAGTCGGTGCGGGAGATCCGGTTCTCGACCGCGGTGGCGGATGCGCGGGAGGCGCAGCCCGCCGTGCACGAACGGGAAGGTTCTTACGAGGAACTGTCGCCGGAGGCGTTGGCCGAGGTGATCGAGAAGGACATGCGCGCCGCGGCGGCTGCGCTCGACTTCGAGACGGCGGCCCGGCTGCGAGACGAACTGTTCGAGATCCGTGCACGGATCGGTGACGGGAAGGGAACGCGGCCGCCGGGGTTGCCGATCTCCGCGGGGGATCCGGCATGA
- the tsaE gene encoding tRNA (adenosine(37)-N6)-threonylcarbamoyltransferase complex ATPase subunit type 1 TsaE — translation MRSAVLDEAGLARWGREVGAIADREEVFVALTGPLGAGKTRFTQAACAGAGVDEAVTSPTYTLVHWYAGERGPVGHADLYRLRDPSELLALGWEELEAHSGAVFVEWAERAGEELPMDRWEVRLEFADAADAADGAVAGVLRRVTARGLGRVPPVPDPGPYADGAGASAC, via the coding sequence ATGAGGAGCGCCGTGCTGGACGAGGCGGGGCTCGCGCGCTGGGGGCGGGAGGTCGGCGCGATCGCGGACCGCGAGGAGGTCTTTGTCGCGCTCACGGGACCGCTCGGCGCCGGCAAGACACGGTTCACGCAGGCGGCGTGTGCCGGAGCGGGCGTGGATGAAGCCGTGACGAGCCCGACCTACACGCTCGTCCACTGGTATGCCGGCGAACGGGGTCCGGTCGGGCACGCGGACCTGTACCGTCTCCGCGATCCGTCCGAACTCCTCGCCCTCGGTTGGGAGGAACTCGAAGCCCACTCCGGAGCGGTTTTCGTCGAGTGGGCGGAGCGGGCCGGGGAGGAGCTTCCGATGGACCGCTGGGAAGTTCGTCTCGAGTTTGCGGACGCGGCGGACGCGGCCGACGGGGCTGTCGCGGGTGTGCTGCGGCGGGTGACCGCGCGCGGGCTTGGCCGCGTCCCGCCGGTTCCCGATCCGGGCCCGTACGCCGACGGGGCGGGGGCGTCCGCGTGCTGA
- the tsaB gene encoding tRNA (adenosine(37)-N6)-threonylcarbamoyltransferase complex dimerization subunit type 1 TsaB, producing MLSLALETSTPLGSIAVGHGDTLISECALAVRATHSETVLDEVGRMLARARIGVDGIERVIIGAGPGSFTGVRIAASLAKGWCHARGVPLFAYSSLRSVAASAGRGRVCALFDARRGEVYGAAWADGPLEAPIRGPTACDIDRWIEGLEDRGPWFFAGEGAIRHRARIEAHGGRVLPPFLGVPRAGALLWLAERLPAGRVADIDAWEPRYVRSSGAERQVGRGGGSR from the coding sequence GTGCTGAGCCTGGCGCTGGAGACGAGTACGCCACTCGGCAGCATCGCGGTGGGCCACGGCGACACCCTGATTTCCGAATGCGCGCTCGCTGTCCGCGCGACACACTCGGAGACCGTGCTCGACGAAGTGGGGCGCATGCTCGCGCGGGCCCGGATCGGCGTCGACGGTATCGAACGCGTGATCATCGGGGCGGGTCCCGGCTCCTTCACCGGCGTGCGGATCGCGGCTTCGCTCGCGAAAGGCTGGTGTCATGCGAGGGGCGTGCCGCTCTTCGCGTATTCGAGCCTTCGCTCCGTCGCCGCCTCCGCGGGGCGTGGCCGCGTTTGCGCGCTGTTCGACGCCCGCCGGGGCGAGGTGTATGGAGCCGCCTGGGCCGACGGACCGCTGGAGGCCCCGATCCGCGGGCCGACGGCGTGCGACATCGATCGCTGGATCGAGGGGTTGGAGGATCGCGGGCCATGGTTTTTTGCCGGAGAGGGCGCGATCCGGCACCGTGCCAGGATCGAAGCTCACGGCGGAAGGGTGCTCCCCCCGTTTCTCGGCGTACCGCGCGCGGGGGCGCTCCTGTGGCTGGCCGAGAGGCTCCCGGCGGGCCGTGTCGCGGACATCGACGCGTGGGAACCGCGATATGTCCGGAGTTCCGGAGCCGAACGCCAGGTCGGGCGCGGTGGCGGATCCCGGTAG